The genomic DNA ACTTCAATGATACCCCCGATAGCGGGCCACTAGCGCCTCTACTTAAGGAAGAATCAGATTTGAAAGACGTGGCAGCGCACCCTAACTACCACAATGACGGACGGCCAGGAACGCATGGCAACGGTACAGCGTCTAGCAAACTAGACTATATTCTTCTCTCCCCATCCCTCTGGGCAACAGTGCAACAAGCTGGGATCGAGCGTCGGGGAGTTTGGGGAGGAAAGAACGGCACGCTCTGGCCTATTCTGCCAGAAATAAAGTCCGCGAAGGATGCAGCATCTGACCATGCCGCCTTATGGGTCGATCTAGCTATTTGAAGTGTTTCCGCCCCCCTCAGCCCGTCTTTCAAGGAAGGGCGAATTAGTAGGGACGAATTACTGATGCCGAACATATCGTGAATGCCCCGACCGCTCGGCCTTAACGGCGCGCATGGACGACCCGCGGCTCGATAATGTAAGTTCCTCCATCAAGTAGACACCGTGTAGACGGACAGGCCGAAAAATCTTTCTTGCACCTGCCTGCGATTTTCTCTTACTTGGGAACCTCCAACGCTGAAAGAGAATCTTCTAAACCCGGCTTGCGTTGAGAACTATAGCCAAATATCTTTCAAAGCCGAAACGGGCTCCCTGCTCCATCAAGACGACAAGATGCAAATCTGACCGGTCAATTTAGGGAAAAACCACGAGACTAAGATCTGCAAAAAAATTTTATCTGCCCAAGAAGCAAGAAGAGGACGCAGGTCTCATGAAGCTTTACTGATACTCCACAACTGCTGCGACAGCAGCAACAAGCTCTTCCATCACCGTCGACGGCACAGTCCCCAGTTTTTTAACAAGCCGTGAGAGATCTATTCCCCTGAGTTGTAAGGTGTCGATAGAGGAAACCTTTGAGAGGCCGTTCCTACCGTCAGGATCAATCCGGACATGCCAGATGCTTCCCTTGAAATGATCCTTCCATTCGGTGATGGGGGCGATCAGCCTGAGAGGAAGACGGCCCAGTGCATCTGAGCTCACTACGACAACCGGCCGTGTTTTATTTATCTCAGAACCCATGGTTGGGTCTAAGTTTACAAGCCAGATTTCGCCGCGCTTAGGGGATGGTGGGTTAGTACTCAACGAAGTCTCCACTTTGGAGATCGCCTCTGTCTGCTCCCTCCCAATAGTGTGACTTCAGTTTATCTGCCTGTTCAGACAGAATCCGCCTGCGCTCTTCAAGTGGCAACTTCATGAAGGCTCGTCGTTCAATAAGGGTGAGCGGCTCCTCGACATCAAGAGGCTCGCCAAGCAACCTTTCGACTTCTTCACGGGTAATCAGTCCCTCAGCATAGGCTCGAAGCGCTGTTTGCCGAAGCCATTGTGATTGTTCAGGTTCCAATTCACTCGGCTCTTTCCGTTTCCATCTCAATCGGTTTATGAGCATCATCCAATGCCTGTAGTATCCCTCTGAGATGATGTCCAAATCGAACAGTCGTCGAACAAGAGCTTGCACACTCATTCCAAATCGCTTCTTAAATAGCAGCAGTTCTTCACTAAGAATGGTTTCCCGCTTAGTGCCAATCTCTCGATAGACTACTTGTGCGGGAGCAAGGAAAGCTGCCCCGAACCGAAATGCTGCTTTTTCCTCATCAAGGTTATGCCCTATCTTTAAGACAAGATGGCCTAATTCATGTGCAAGACTTAGTCGCTGTCGCTCTCCAGACACGCCTTTGGACGTGACGAGCCCCGCTGCTTGAGTCTGGGTGGCTTCATCGACCGCCACGGCGCAAATGCCATCAAACTTGTCAATGGCATCAATCTCGATGACATGAATGTGATGATCTTCGAGCATACCAACCATGCTTGAAATTGGATCCTGCCCAAGCTTCCAATTCGTACGTAATTCTTCAGCAGCCTTCTCAGTATCTTCTATCTTTGAAATGCGATGTGCGTGGATCGGCAGATGATTCCCGTTCGGCCATCCTGTCATGGCCTGAAGACTCACTCTATCCTCCAAGACCTCCGTCACAATGCTCTCAATTCTTCCCTGATCTTTCTTGGGTAAAGTCGAAGCCTTTCTATAGCCGATGAACTTAACAGTGACTTGAGGCTCTTTCAGAAAATAAGACGCCTTAACCTTAAAGGTGTCGGCAAGCTTGTTCAGTACGATGGGAGACGGGCTAGCCTTCCCACACTCATATTTTGAAAGCGCCTGCTTCGTGACAACATGCCCCATGGACGCAACGAGTGCATCCAGCGAAAGGCCTCGTGACATTCGTAGTCGCTTCAGCCGCAGTGCGATGTTAGAGGAACTAGACATAGATAAGCCGTACACGTGGTTGACAAACTATACAATTATATATGAATTTGTCAACCATCTGAGCCCCCATCAAATCACTCCTTTTCACGCTTTCTTTTGAACAGTATCCCCCATGTAGCAATTGGCGCGGGCGTGAGCCGGCGCCGGGCTGTAGGGGGTCTGGGGGATGTCTTCCCGCTGCATGGAGAAAAACCACGCTGCGGGAAGACTTCCCCCAGAATTTCCCTCGGCCTAGGCAGCCGGACGTCGTTGTTTAACTAAGGCAAGGTTCAGCAAAGCCCTCCATTCCGTCTTGGGATTTTCCGCGACAGCCAGACGCACTTCAAGCAATTCATCGGCGGCCAGATAATTGAGAACCTCCGGAGTAGCAAACTGTGACTTTGCGACGATCAGGCGAACCTCTTTGTCTGGATCACACGCCAAAACCGCCAGAACCACTGTCGGCGTGTTCGGATTTGCCGCCACCGCTCTCCGAATCTCAGGCTCAGGAAACCGCTCAAGAGCTGACCGGTTAAGTGGATGCCCCTGTATCAGATAGTTGGGCTGAGGACACTCAACTAGCGCGGGGATATCCAAATATCCGCGGCTGTGCCAGGAGACCAGTTGGATTTTGTAGTTTTCATCCATGGTGGTCCAGAACAGGCTATCGATAATCTCGGGAAGATCGCCACTCGCGCGACAGGCAACGCGAATGAGCACCATGTTCACAAGCTGAGTCCACGTGAGGGGAACCAATTCAGCCCCCACATAGCTCTTCAGAAACTTGAGATAGAACCAGTTGAGCACCGGACGATGGGGAACCTTCTTCATGCTTCACCTCCAAGTTATGTTAAGAAGATGGGAGATTCCATCCCTATAAGGGTTATACGAGGCTGCTATTTCGACGTGTGTTTTCAATATGTTACCAAGGAATGGAACCTGGTCGTCTTGTTGACAATACCGGCAGAGCCGATTAGGGATTAGACCGTGAATAAATCCCGAGCATACGCGACAACGTTCTGCGCCTAACCACCAATTTACACATCATGTGTTTACTTCTTACCGTTCATGACCTGTTGTGCGCCACTTCCCTGCTGCCGGCTCAACAGCTTCCATTGCACTCTCGTGCCCCTTTGTCTGTTGGACGGCATCACGCAGCCCCTCCCGGTCATCTGTAAAAATCATTGCTGACTCCCGAGCACGACTCACGCTGACGTAAAAAGCTTCCGCACTCGTGACGGCTGACTCTGCGGTTACATGGTAAATCACATGCTCAGCGGTCTTGCCTTGAGCACTATGAACTGTGGTGGCATATGAATGATCCCAATGTGTGCCAGTGCGAAGATCGAGAGTTTGCTCTTCACCCTGGATAGAGATGATGGCAGTCCTTGAGTCTGGATCAACCGAAAGTACTTGTGCGCTTTCTCCGTTTCGCCGCCCTAGATCTGAGAGATTCCGTGTCCATCGGATTTGATCCCCTTCTTGAATTTCCCGACCTTCCAGGCTGTATACCTCGACCTTCGCAACTCGATCAGGCTGCCATTGCACCACTCTCCCACCTGATTCC from Candidatus Nitrospira nitrificans includes the following:
- a CDS encoding HEAT repeat domain-containing protein; translated protein: MKKVPHRPVLNWFYLKFLKSYVGAELVPLTWTQLVNMVLIRVACRASGDLPEIIDSLFWTTMDENYKIQLVSWHSRGYLDIPALVECPQPNYLIQGHPLNRSALERFPEPEIRRAVAANPNTPTVVLAVLACDPDKEVRLIVAKSQFATPEVLNYLAADELLEVRLAVAENPKTEWRALLNLALVKQRRPAA
- a CDS encoding helix-turn-helix domain-containing protein translates to MSSSSNIALRLKRLRMSRGLSLDALVASMGHVVTKQALSKYECGKASPSPIVLNKLADTFKVKASYFLKEPQVTVKFIGYRKASTLPKKDQGRIESIVTEVLEDRVSLQAMTGWPNGNHLPIHAHRISKIEDTEKAAEELRTNWKLGQDPISSMVGMLEDHHIHVIEIDAIDKFDGICAVAVDEATQTQAAGLVTSKGVSGERQRLSLAHELGHLVLKIGHNLDEEKAAFRFGAAFLAPAQVVYREIGTKRETILSEELLLFKKRFGMSVQALVRRLFDLDIISEGYYRHWMMLINRLRWKRKEPSELEPEQSQWLRQTALRAYAEGLITREEVERLLGEPLDVEEPLTLIERRAFMKLPLEERRRILSEQADKLKSHYWEGADRGDLQSGDFVEY
- a CDS encoding type II toxin-antitoxin system PemK/MazF family toxin, producing the protein MSTNPPSPKRGEIWLVNLDPTMGSEINKTRPVVVVSSDALGRLPLRLIAPITEWKDHFKGSIWHVRIDPDGRNGLSKVSSIDTLQLRGIDLSRLVKKLGTVPSTVMEELVAAVAAVVEYQ